One window from the genome of Epinephelus moara isolate mb chromosome 5, YSFRI_EMoa_1.0, whole genome shotgun sequence encodes:
- the LOC126390974 gene encoding zinc finger protein 397-like: MATYMNFHTQLASIMEVLANAAVAEICQLVDDGFATLRLEISRSQRENLALKSRLRLLEVRSGEQSHREPTPTALVVTCTMTDHHSGEDSPAITKRNVKSTMLENTDTQRSQLVVVTEQPVEPEVVVIKKERLEEELTGCSVLEDHQTAPNISIGPQSVPLAAESNRPLSAEAEIPRVSGYENQGFARLEARQHEEKEGVEEAGTQGEDSDSADQSHRAVPRGSDPNRAREMTDSTKEVDKHAVDPSGSLSAESSCSKVSDVETTLIKTLDSELSPTSTGVKGFCGAAADWRAEVVLPAVKLEAEPSWSEAFSTYNPLVSVTRSECLSGSRLTNTSHHTESEAAELDINSLDSSSFDDLFSSPEVARSLTVSHKHSTDGVTGTEEPLSSSSLTFLCSGSSFGDASMSDSVTVSSVSNTSVSRSRSFPSSTERAFSCQQCGRLFSTSRDLVVHQRSHSGERIYHCHLCKKPFVHPHQLKTHQRVHTGEKPFSCTQCGKRFSQSSHIKRHMSVHTGEKRYSCSLCGKRFSQACSLKVHQTVHTGERPYSCTKCGKSFSVLGNLVRHQSIHNSK; this comes from the exons ATGGCGACATATATGAATTTCCACACTCAGCTGGCTTCCATCATGGAGGTGTTAGCTAACGCGGCTGTGGCTGAGATCTGTCAGCTGGTGGACGACGGGTTTGCTACCCTGAGGCTGGAAATATCCCGGAGCCAGAGGGAGAACCTGGCCCTGAAGAGCAGGCTGCGGCTGCTGGAGGTCCGCTCAGGAGAGCAGTCCCACAGAGAGCCCACCCCCACGGCACTGGTGGTGACTTGCACCATGACAG ATCATCACTCTGGAGAAGACAGCCCTGCCATTACCAAAAGAAATGTGAAGTCCACCATGCTGGAGAATACTGACACCCAGCGGTCACAG CTTGTGGTTGTGACGGAGCAGCCGGTGGAGCCAGAGGTGGTGGTGATAAAGAAGGAAaggctggaggaggagctgacaGGCTGCAGTGTGCTGGAAGACCATCAGACAGCTCCTAACATCAGCA ttggACCTCAGTCTGTTCCTCTTGCTGCTGAGAGCAACCGCCCTCTGAGTGCTGAGGCAGAAATCCCCAGAGTCAGCGGGTATGAAAATCAGGGCTTTGCCAGACTTGAAGCTCGGCAGCAcgaagagaaagagggagtggAGGAGGCTGGAACTCAGGGAGAGGACTCTGATTCAGCAGACCAGAGCCACAGAGCCGTACCAAGAGGTTCTGATCCAAACAGAGCCAGGGAAATGACAGACTCAACCAAAGAAGTAGACAAACATGCTGTGGACCCCAGTGGCTCTCTGTCTGCTGAGTCCAGTTGTAGTAAAGTTTCTGATGTAGAAACTACTCTGATAAAGACACTGGATTCAGAACTGTCACCTACAAGCACTGGAGTGAAGGGTTTTTGTGGTGCTGCAGCAGACTGGAGGGCAGAGGTGGTGTTACCAGCAGTCAAACTGGAGGCTGAACCTTCCTGGTCTGAAGCTTTTAGCACATATAATCCTTTAGTTTCTGTCACTAGAAGTGAGTGTCTGAGTGGCAGCAGATTAACTAACACCAGTCACCACACAGAGAGTGAAGCAGCAGAGCTGGACATCAACAGTTTGGACTCCTCCTCCTTTGATGACCTGTTCTCCTCTCCAGAGGTGGCCAGGTCTCTGACAGTTTCTCACAAACACTCCACAGATGGAGTCACAGGCACGGAGGAGCCTCTCTCATCCTCGTCTTTAACTTTCCTGTGCAGTGGGAGCAGCTTTGGGGatgcttccatgtcagactctgTAACTGTCTCCTCCGTCAGTAACACCTCTGTCTCCAGGAGCAGAAGCTttcccagcagcacagagcGAGCGTTCAGCTGTCAGCAGTGCGGCCGACTCTTCTCCACCTCCAGAGACCTGGTGGTGCACCAGCGCTCCCACAGCGGGGAGAGGATCTACCACTGCCACCTTTGTAAGAAGCCCTTTGTCCACCCGCACCAGCTGAAAACCCATCAGCGGGTGCATACgggagagaaaccattcagctgcACTCAGTGTGGTAAACGCTTCTCCCAGTCCAGCCACATCAAGAGACACATGAGCGTGCACACGGGGGAGAAGCGCTACAGCTGCAGCCTGTGTGGGAAACGCTTCTCGCAGGCCTGCAGCCTCAAGGTGCACCAGACTGTCCATACAGGAGAGAGACCATACAGCTGCACCAAGTGTGGCAAGAGCTTCTCTGTGCTGGGCAACCTGGTCCGCCATCAGAGCATCCACAACAGCAAGTGA